In the genome of Hydractinia symbiolongicarpus strain clone_291-10 chromosome 5, HSymV2.1, whole genome shotgun sequence, one region contains:
- the LOC130644273 gene encoding uncharacterized protein LOC130644273, with protein MMRYLAFLLLVNLAMVHANFFRNENRREGRLAALRSYQDYDVEKRGANNCMYTEGKCSGWYSYGCRDQKFWTGHVGVTRACWRQCWSGARTWCYQRNWQGVKKECSTDEDCKISDTQGAQDTCIVNWWRRPVCNTGVPGSNE; from the exons ATGATGAGATATCTTGCTTTTTTGCTTTTAGTAAACCTGGCAATGGTGCATGCAAACTTCTTCCGTAATGAGAACAGAAGAGAAGGTCGGCTTGCAGCTCTACGATCTTACCAAGATTATGACGTGGAGAAGAGGGGTGCCAATAATTGCATGTACACAGAAGGAAAATGCAGTGGATGGTATTCATACGGTTGCCGAGACCAAAAGTTTTGGACTGGACATGTGGGTGTAACG agaGCTTGTTGGCGTCAATGTTGGTCGGGAGCACGCACGTGGTGTTACCAAAGAAACTGGCAAGGCGTAAAAAAGGAATGCAGCACTGATGAAGACTGTAAGATATCAGACACTCAAGGAGCACAAGATACATGTATTGTTAATTGGTGGCGCCGTCCAGTTTGTAACACAGGAGTGCCAGGATCAAATGAATAG